Proteins encoded within one genomic window of Hevea brasiliensis isolate MT/VB/25A 57/8 chromosome 8, ASM3005281v1, whole genome shotgun sequence:
- the LOC131182096 gene encoding uncharacterized protein LOC131182096, with product MLSGERTSCKSRVFLGLAGTLSRKGYSKGSVNIVADLFDHQRNGWNLQLVQSLFNPIQAKEILSIPIASSGFVDSLVWHFERNGRYSIRLGYKLLVNLERRVIRDDQSTNSYFFPPRLWVKTWGLQIQPKIKVFLWKAIFNALLVKENLLKQGINIDLVCSICNKAIELVEQALFLCDHVKAIWFSSPCSYKPNHAIWKERNKVVLEHKQPDPLVVSKHIAFFLMEQQQEPPLAVASQSIPMQKQFPSRWELPPVGILKLNCDTSWKLDVDLTAIAVIARNSNGILMHGIAERVYCSCPLAGEAQAMLEALRFAAAMGISSFIIKTDSATVYSAMVNSHKDVDWEIQATINLMRYLVPFFGQVHFSLVNRGANSVADIVAKLCLKNLLPCNWLVDTPAEILNFLYSDALVAL from the exons ATGCTATCAGGAGAAAG GACTAGTTGTAAGTCACGTGTTTTCTTGGGTTTGGCAGGGACTCTTAGCAGGAAGGGATATTCTAAAGGAAGTG TGAATATTGTTGCTGATTTGTTTGACCATCAAAGAAATGGGTGGAATCTTCAGTTAGTGCAAAGTTTATTCAACCCCATTCAGGCTAAGGAAATTCTATCTATTCCCATTGCATCCTCTGGTTTTGTAGATTCTCTTGTTTGGCACTTTGAAAGAAATGGGCGCTATTCTATACGGTTAGGGTACAAATTGCTAGTGAATTTAGAACGACGTGTAATTAGAGATGATCAGTCAACTAATTCATATTTTTTTCCTCCTCGTCTATGGGTCAAGACTTGGGGTTTGCAGATTCAGCCTAAGATAAAGGTCTTTCTATGGAAAGCCATTTTTAACGCTCTTCTTGTTAAGGAAAATCTGTTGAAACAAGGTATCAACATTGATTTGGTCTGCTCCATTTGCAATAAAGCCATTGAATTGGTGGAACAGGCTTTATTTCTGTGTGATCATGTGAAAGCAATATGGTTCTCCAGCCCTTGTTCCTATAAGCCCAATCAT GCAATCtggaaagaaagaaataaagttGTCTTGGAGCATAAACAGCCAGATCCTTTAGTGGTGTCAAAACATATAGCTTTCTTTTTAATGGAACAGCAGCAAGAGCCTCCTTTAGCTGTTGCTTCTCAATCAATTCCAATGCAGAAGCAATTTCCAAGCAGATGGGAACTCCCTCCTGTGGGTATCttgaaattaaattgtgatacttcTTGGAAACTAGATGTTGATTTAACAGCTATTGCAGTGATTGCCAGAAACTCTAATGGTATTTTAATGCATGGAATTGCTGAAAGAGTGTATTGCTCTTGTCCTCTAGCAGGCGAAGCTCAAGCTATGTTGGAAGCCCTTCGGTTCGCTGCTGCAATGGGCATATCATCTTTCATCATTAAAACAGACTCAGCCACTGTTTACTCTGCAATGGTGAACTCTCACAAGGATGTTGATTGGGAAATTCAGGCAACGATAAATCTCATGAGATATCTTGTTCCTTTTTTCGGTCAGGTCCATTTTTCTTTAGTAAATAGGGGAGCTAATTCTGTTGCTGACATAGTTGCTAAGTTGTGTCTTAAGAATCTCCTCCCATGTAATTGGCTAGTTGATACACCGGctgaaattcttaattttttgtaCTCTGATGCCTTGGTGGCCTTGTAA